One region of Terricaulis silvestris genomic DNA includes:
- a CDS encoding MFS transporter, producing the protein MSDETRPDWIGPRPNAAQIFAIMFVGVTGIMIAGLQPLLLGGLAQEGRLTAAELGQTATAELLTMGLTAALAGVLLRPARLKIIAIAALIALAVIDTLTPLARGEMVTLARAAAGVPSGVLIWVTISMIARSPTPERWSGAYLTVQTLAQFLLATFLTAFIVPRYGADGGFIALALFCLVNVAATLLLPAEFAPLARQESGGRLPNARGWAALAVSFLYIAFTIGVWVYAEPLSRQAGHGSAIAGQAVSLSLACQVVGGFAATALAGRINWLAALLVCALVNLALFAGFAALPGPAVFLALAGAFGFVWLFASPFLVPMTIEADPTRRAAVLMGGVQLVGGSFGPLFASFFVTDADARGALAFGAASLVLAMGIVLALHQTRARGAAVEAAS; encoded by the coding sequence ATGAGCGACGAGACTAGGCCAGATTGGATCGGCCCACGGCCAAACGCTGCGCAAATATTCGCGATCATGTTTGTCGGCGTCACCGGCATCATGATCGCGGGTCTGCAACCCCTGTTGCTCGGGGGCCTGGCGCAAGAAGGCCGCCTCACGGCGGCTGAACTCGGACAAACCGCGACCGCCGAACTCTTGACCATGGGCCTGACCGCCGCACTCGCCGGCGTCCTGCTGCGCCCTGCGCGCCTCAAGATCATCGCGATTGCGGCGCTCATCGCTTTGGCGGTCATCGACACGCTGACGCCCCTAGCGCGTGGTGAGATGGTGACGCTCGCTCGCGCGGCGGCCGGCGTGCCGAGCGGCGTGCTCATCTGGGTGACAATCTCGATGATCGCGCGCTCGCCGACGCCCGAACGCTGGTCTGGCGCCTATCTCACCGTACAGACGCTCGCGCAATTCCTGCTCGCGACATTTCTCACCGCATTCATTGTGCCGCGCTACGGCGCCGACGGCGGCTTCATTGCGCTTGCCCTCTTCTGCCTCGTCAACGTCGCCGCAACACTCCTGCTACCCGCCGAATTCGCGCCGCTAGCGCGCCAAGAGAGCGGCGGGCGATTGCCTAACGCGCGCGGCTGGGCCGCACTTGCGGTATCGTTTCTCTATATCGCCTTCACGATCGGGGTTTGGGTTTATGCCGAACCCTTGTCGCGCCAAGCGGGACACGGGTCCGCTATTGCGGGCCAAGCCGTGTCACTTTCGCTCGCCTGCCAGGTCGTCGGCGGATTCGCGGCAACCGCGCTAGCGGGGCGTATCAATTGGCTCGCCGCCTTGCTTGTCTGCGCCCTCGTGAACCTCGCTCTCTTTGCCGGTTTTGCCGCGCTGCCAGGCCCTGCCGTGTTTCTTGCCCTTGCCGGTGCGTTCGGTTTCGTCTGGCTGTTCGCCTCGCCATTCCTCGTGCCTATGACAATAGAAGCCGATCCGACGCGGCGTGCGGCGGTGCTGATGGGCGGCGTACAGCTGGTCGGCGGCAGCTTCGGGCCGCTCTTCGCATCCTTCTTTGTCACCGATGCGGATGCGCGTGGCGCGCTAGCGTTCGGCGCCGC